The Fodinibius salicampi DNA segment ACGACCACAAAAAGAAACAGTTTCTTCATAATATTATTTAAAAAAATCTTCCGGTTAAGATTATTATATCAGCTTAATAAAGTACGGGCCTTTTCAACTTTTGCCAAGTTATATTTCCGATTCGGCTTTGTGCAGTGTTGACTGAAGATAATACCCCAAAAGCATCAGTACACCACCGAAGCCAATAAACAAAAGAATGCGCCAAAGAGCCTGCAGCTGTGCCAGATCAACCCAAAAAAGCTTTGCCACGACTAAAAAAAGTGTGGCCATGCCCGTCAAACGGACATCTCTTCCGAACTTTATAAACCCAGCGGCAATAAGAACAATGGCATATAGCCCCCAAGTAATGGTAACCCAAGCCTGACCGTTTGACAACATGGAAAACATCTGGTAGATCCAAAAAAGAAGCAGTAAATGACTAGTAATACGATATAATTTTTGAGGAACCTCCTGGGGCAGCCAAGCGGACAGATAGGTCCCACTAACAATTATAAATATCAGTTGGGAAAAGGCGTCAATACTTAAAAGTGAAGCCTCCTCCGAATAGCTGATTTCGCTGAGGGCATTGAACGTCCATAGCAAGACCACCAGGAATAGAAAGTGAGAGCCGATGCTTAATCGCGATACACCGGTCTGCATGGCAATATAACGCAGCGCAACCGTCTCGGCCACGAGGATGATATACAGCGGCGTTCCTTCAAAGAATAGAATAACGCCGATAGTTCCCATTATTAGTCCCATCAATCCATGAGATAACGCCAAAGTTGAAGCCTTTCTGTGTTGAAAGGTATAATAGCCGGCGGCACCAATGGCTGCCAGTCCGAATGCCACCATAGCCAGACTTTCTTCGTTAAGCTCCCAGTTAATAACCACCAGGGGTAGAATCCACAGCGGCACGGCAAAAACCGACAGGTGAACAGCAGCACTTGCTTCCCTTACAGGTTCCCCTATGTTACGGGCAACGGCAATACCCCAACTGCACAATGCCCATACTACTACTCCAAACTGCAGCATCCAGCGATCCATCTCGGTAGCCGGCTCGCTATAAAAAGAAGTGGTAACTACGCCCACTCCCACTACGGTAAGACCGCCGGTTAATATACTCCAGAGCAGCGACTGCCATCCCTTTTTATAATAAATAACAGCAGCGGCAACCAGTATGAGAACGGTGTAAGCCATTAACATTACCACACTTCCGGAACCGCTGTAGAGCATAAAGGGTGTTCCCAAAGCTCCCAGGATACCCGTTACCGAAAGAATGGGCTCATTTTGCTGCAGGGAAAGTGAAAGAGCCAGTAACGTCACCACAATCATAAAAAGCCAGATGATCGTTACCGGCAAAAACGTATATAGCTGGTAGGTTGCAAAGCCAGTGATATAAAATACCCCGATTCCTCCTCCCAGCATGATTTGCCTGAATGGGTTCATCGATTCATCCATCCGCAATCCGGACCCAAAGAGGAACATCCCAATACCAAGCCCTATCATACTGCGAACCGGCGGAATAAGCCATCCCTGATCTACAGAATATTTAAACAGAAAAGCTACTCCAATTAACAGGAGCCCAATGCCGATGCGATTAAGCCACTGTTCATCGAATTGAATTTCATCGGGAATAAATCTGCTGCCAGTTTCCTCACTGCGTTTTTGGGCAAATGACTGATCTTCCGGAGAGGGCTTCGGCGTTACCAGATCTCTTTCTTTCTCTTCCCGCAACTGCTTTTCCAGCTGCTCTACTCTCCTCTCCAAATGACGCATTCGCTCATGGAGTTCTTTATCATTTTTATCTGACATATCCCGAATATTTAATACGATAAGCGTTTAAAAAGGCCGTGCTATCTTCCGCTGTATATAATTGTTATACTTTTTTAAAATAACAAAATAGAGTCAGGCACGCCCAGCTAAAAGCAATCTTTGTTTATAAATTTTTGAGGAGTCTTAGCTACTAGAATATTGTTATTGGTATATAATGAGTTCATTCAAAGATAAAAACGTACTTATTACCGGGGGCGCCGGCGGCATAGGTTTGCTGATGGCTATCCAGATTTTAAAAGATGAGCCCAATGCTATTATAATTTGGGATAATAATCCGGAGAATATTGAATCCGCTGAGCATAAACTCTGGGGAAGCTCGGCAGAAGTAGCAACCAATATAGTAGATATTGCCGATCCCGATCAGATTTACGAGGCTGCGGAACGGTTGCTCAATCAACTAAACAATATAGATATCATTATAAACAACGCCGGAATTATCATTGGAGGCTTATTTTCAGAGCGTTCAACCGAGGAGATACAGCAGACCATCAATATCAATCTGCTGGGAGCTATGCACGTTAGCCGTGCTTTTTTACCAAGCATGCAGAAACAAGGGAGCGGACACATTGTCAATATAGCTTCCGCGGCCGGCCTGATGGGAAATCCCCGGATGACGGTGTATGCAGCCAGCAAATGGGGCCTAATCGGCTGGTCGGAATCACTCCGCATCGAACTGGAGCAGCAAAAATCCGGCATCAAAGTCACAACAGTAGAACCCAGTTATATTGATACTGGTATGTTTGCAGGTGTTACGCCCCCATTTTTAACGCCATTGCTGGACCCTGAAGACTTTTCGGAATCAGTTATTGAAGCCATAAAAAAGAATAAAATTCACCTCCGCGCTCCCTTCATGGTTAAACTACTGCCGTTTTTGCGTGGGATACTTCCTGCCAGAATTTTTGATTATGTTGCAGGTAAGTTGTTTGGCGTTTACCATTCAATGGATACCTTCAAAGGAAGAGATCAATCATAGCTATGGAAGAAATTGTCGACCGCCAGCACCAGTTCTTTGAGCAGGGAAAAAGCCGGGATCCGAAATTCCGTATAAATAAACTCCTTCGTCTTAAATCACTTTTACAGGAGCATGAAGAAGAAATTTTTGCGGCACTTCAAAAAGATTTCTGCAAGCCACCACTTGAGACATATGGCACCGAACTGCTAATACTCTACAAAGAGATCGATCACCTTGTAAAAAACCTATATTCCTGGAGCAAACCGAAAAAAGTGAGGAGCTCCCTCCTCAACTTTCCGTCAAAGAGCTATATCTATCCACAGCCTTTTGGCGTTTCGCTGGTTATCGGGGCCTGGAACTACCCGATACAGCTTTCGCTAAATCCTGTACTGGGATCAATGGTCGCTGGTAACTGCACGATTATCAAACCCTCGGAACTGGCTCCTAATACTTCCGCATTGTTGGAAGAAATAATCAACACACACTTCGACTCCGGTTATCTGCATGTTGTTCAGGGAGATGCAGATACTACACAGGCACTGCTCGATGAACCCCTTGACTATATCTTCTTTACCGGCAGCACCCGTGTTGGGAAGATCATTATGAAAGCGGCGGCCGAACAGCTTACGCCTGTCACCCTGGAACTAGGTGGAAAATCACCCGCCATTGTCGACTATGCCGCTGATCTTGAACTCGCTGCCAAGCGTATCAGCTGGGGTAAATTCATCAACGCCGGACAAACCTGCGTGAGTCCAGACTACGTTTATGTTCATGAATCACAGCTGGATACGTTCTGCTCTCTGATTAAACAGAATATCACTGAATTTTACGGTAGTGATCCCGCTGAAAGTCCTGATTTTGCCCGCATCATAAACCGCGATCATTTTCAGCGGCTTAAACAGATGATCGATCCCAATAAAGTAGTCTCAGGCGGATCAACCGATGCAGATAACTTGTATATCTCTCCTACCGTAATGACCCAAATAAGCTGGGATGATCCGGTAATGCAGGAAGAGATATTTGGGCCCATCCTGCCAGTGCTCACCTACCAGGATCTTGACCAGGCCATTTCGAAAATAAAAGAACAACCCAAGCCTCTATCCCTCTACCTGTTTTCCCCGGATAAGTCCACCCAGCAACAAATCATAGATAACATTCCCTTTGGCGGCGGATGCATAAATGACACTCTGGTCCATTTAAGCAATCCCGATCTGCCTTTTGGTGGAATCGGGCATAGCGGTTTCGGAAACTATCACGGCAAATCCAGCTTTGATCTTTTTACACACCAAAAAAGTATAATGAAAAGAAGCTCCTGGATTAAAAATCCTTTTCGCTATCCGCCCTACGAAGGCAATCTCAAATGGCTCAAAAAACTAACCAAATATCTATGAATCAGTCGTTTAAAGCACTTGTTGTCGAAGAAACTGAAGATGGCCAATTCAAACGCAGCATACGTGAATGGAATATTGACAAGCTGCCCAAACATGAGGTTTTAGTTCAGGTTCATTTTTCCTCTCTTAACTATAAAGATGCACTCTCTGCTACCGGCAACAAAGGCGTCACCAAACAATATCCCCACATTCCCGGTATTGACGCGGCCGGCATTGTTGAAGAAAGCAGTGATGACCGGTTTGAAAAAGGGGACAAAGTAATTGTAACCAGCTATGACCTGGGGCAAAATACTCCCGGCGGCTTTGGCCAGTATATCCGGGTGCCCGGCGACTGGGTTGTTCCTTTGCCGGTTGGTCTTTCCCTGTTCGAAAGCATGGCGCTGGGTACTGCGGGATTAACCGCTGCCATCGGTGTCCACCACTTAAAACATAATAATGTTGAACCAGATGACGGTCCGGTGCTTGTGACCGGTGCAACCGGCGGTGTAGGCACCATGGCCATAAGCATTTTGGCAAAGTTAGGGTACCAGGTAACGGCAGCCACAGGAAAAACGGAACGGGAATCCTTTCTCAAATCCCTGGGGGCCTCTTCGGTTATTCACCGGGATAAAGTGCAGGATCAATCGGGGCAACCGCTGCTTTCCGCACGCTGGGCCGGGGGAATAGATACGGTAGGCGGACTCATGCTTGATACGGTCCTGCGGCAGACCAAACAGGGAGGGACGGTGGCCTGTTGTGGAAACGTACTGGGCCACGAACTGCATACCAGCGTATATCCGTTTATCCTGAGGGGCGTTAATTTAGCCGGAATCGACAGTGGATATAGCCCTATGGAGCTGCGAAAAAAGCTATGGAAACGGCTTGCTTCATCCTGGAAGCCGGCACACCTAAAAAAGATAAGCCAATCTTGCTCGCTCGAAGAGCTCAATCAAAAAATCGACAATATATTAGAGGGGAAACAGGTAGGAAGGACGGTCGTAGATCTGAATGTATAAATACCGATAAAGATAAGTTTATGATTCCGATAATAGCTTATTCATCATCTGAATCAACATTTACCCCTATTGATTCCATAGCCTCCTCCAGCGGACCTCGTAAGTCTCCGCTTGTAATGGGCTTCGTCAAATAGCCTGAATAATTGGTTTCACCGGCACGCTCTATATGGGTTTCATCGGAACTTCCGGAAAGATAAATAACGGCTACATCCGAACTTTTGCGAATTTCATTCATGGCGTCTATACCATCCATCTTACCCTTCAGTGAAATATCCATCACAATCACATCGGGCTTAAGCTCTTTCTCTTTTTTAATCGCTTCCTCTCCGGATGAAACTTTTCCAACAACCTCGTAACCTAAATTATTGATCAATCGCTCCTCTACCATACTCAAAAGAAGATCATCCTCTACGATTAAGACCCTGCCTTTTTGAGTTTCTGCCATACGTACCGATTCTTTAGCCTTTGTTTCCAACAAAAAACTCCTTGAACATTAAAATTATTTAATAATGTACCCAAAAAAAGCTATAGACTCAAAGAGTTTATTAAAAATAGTTAATAATATGGATTTTATATTGAAGGGGGAGGGAAATGATACTCAGCCACCCAACGTCACAGGTAGGCAATCGGCTTATTCCCAATCATTTATGGAGCTAATACTTAAGATATGTTCGCCTCAGGCTCCACTTCATATTCCGTATCTAAGATCCAGGGACTATACTCTATTTTTTCTGCCCGATCCAATACACTTTGATGAATAACAGGCTTATCAGGGCGATTCTTTGGCCAGCTGCGCACTTCCCGCCGATAAAACTTATTGATCCCGCCACTTCGTGAATCGTGCATCACTCCGTCTGCCTTCGGAGAAAGATGAATCCGCTCCTTCTCATAGATTTTCATTCCGCAGGAAACGGCTTTGTTACACAGCCAGATAAATGGGATGTCGGAAAGCTCATGCTCCGGATATCCACCACCCACATCAGTATGCATGCCGGGAAACCAAACCTGGCTGAGCGTCTGGTACTCTTTGATCTCGTGATTCCAGAGCGCCGGATGAAATGTTTTTCGTTCGTCGTCAACAGCCAGGGCTTGATAAGCGTGCTCTACACTTTCGCTGAGCGTTAAGTTGTGAAACTGATGCCGGAAAAGCGGAAACCGGTCCAGAATAGCACTGAGACTTTTAAACGGAGCACCGAGAGCGGCAACCGTATCAAAGCAGCCCAAAAACTTGATGCGGGTCCACATAGTGTGGTGCTTTTCAATAAACTGGCCTGCCTTTTCTTTTCGTCTTTTCTCATCCTTGATTTTATATATGCCGTAGGCCTGATCGATAAGCTTTGGACGTGATTCGGGCAAGATGCCAAAGTAATGAATAAAGCTGGAAAGGCTGCGAACCGTCGTTGCCCCGCGGCTAAAGCCAATTAAAAAGATTTGATCACCGGACTGGTAATTCTCAAACAAAAACCGGTAGCAGTCTTTGATATTTTTGGAAATACCAAAACCCGACAGCATGCCCAGCCGCCCGGTATCGTGCGTCCCAAGCCCCGGGTCGTAATAGACAACCTGGTCTTTGGTCCGCGACTCCAGAACGTTGAACAGCTTATAGATATTGGTATTGTGACCTACCCCTCCCTCCTGACCCGTCCCATCCGAAAGTATGACAATATTTTTAGGCATAATTTTTCCCCGTTAGTTTTTAAACGGCTATTGGCCGTTCTCAAAATATCCCTCAGGTTTTTTGTACTTCTTAAAATGAATGTAAGAAATACAGCATAAATAACATATAAAGTAATCCATTGGAGATAACCAGTAGCAGTTTTGAGAACTAAAATGCAGCAAGTGCCGTGCAACACTAATGCATGATCCTTGTCATATATATGGGAAACAGTCTCCCATAGTAAGGGGAGACATCTTCCCCTTATAAGGGTAAACACCTTGTCCTAGTAAGGGTAATTTCTTTCCCATAGTAAATAGTAAGGGGAAACACCCTGCCCTAGTAAAAAAATCTCCTTCCCCTTACCAGGATAATGGATTTTCTCTATTTGGGAGCCGGAACGATTGCCTCCCTTTTAACCAATAGATTACCCCTTCTGAGTAACTTTTCTACTGTTTTTAGCCGAATCCGTATTATTTAAATCTTTTTTGTAAGGATTGCCCTCTGAAAGGTACTTACCTATGTAAGCCGTTGTAGTTTGCTTTGATAAATCAAGCCCTGCATTGTGAAAGGTGCGGGGCTTTTTAAATAAATCTGGTAAAAAAATCAGTAAAAAAGTACTTGCTATAAAAGGATTGTACTGCTCAAAATCAATTAGTCCCAGGCGGAGAATATGAATATTATATCAACCTGTTATACGGATAAGAAAAGACCCCATGCATGATAACATCCAAATACAATACGTTTCTTGTGTTTGAACGGTATTTTTAGCAAACTAAGTCTTTGCGTGATAATATCATTATGCCGTTGGCTTGTTTGTATAATTATAGGTTAGGTTGCATCCAAAGTTCATAATAAGACTTCATGTCAATTCAAGAGTTTTTACAAGATCTAAATATGGAAATAGTTGTAAATGTTATTTTGTTCTTGGCAGGTCTTATTCTTGGTAACTGGCTTGCAATAGGGAGAGATAAAAGAAAAGAGTTTAATGAAGCAGCCGACGAAGTACACTTTGAACTCAAGAAACAAAAAGAACAAATAAAAAGCGGTAGAGCTCTAAAAAGAGGACCTGAAGATAAGCAGCTTGAAAAGCTTAAAAGAAGAGTTCCTTTTTATAGGCAAAAAAGTTTTAATGAATCATTAGAAAAATATTTCAATGCTACATCCAGTGATAATTGGAAACAAGATGGTTATGGAGATACCTCTTATGAAGACACAGAAAAAGTAATAGATTCCATAAATAATCTAATCCAATTTACAGAAAGAAAATAATGCAAACTTTCTTAGAGATTGTCAGGGAGTCATTGGCTTCGATAAATAATCCACATTTCTATAATGAAGAACGAGGATTCCAGGGAGAATTGGTCGCAGAAATACGTAAAAGACTACCAGAAATAGAAACTGAAGGAGTTATAGTACAACAGGAGTATCAAAAAAGAATGAAAGATCATGGTTTTAAAATAAGACCTGATCTTATTGTTCACATTCCATTTGAACAAGCAGATTTTGTTAATAGACAAGAAGGAAATTTCTTTGTTATTGAGCTCAAGCATAATGCTACAAAGAAAGAGGCTTTAGCTGATTTTTTAAAGCTATCCCGTATGTGTGCTTTACTAAATTATCCATTAGGAATATTCATCAATATAGATTCCAGTAGTACATACTTAAATGAGTTTAAAGAAAAAGAGAAACATAAATTACATGCATTCGCAGTAAAAAATGAGGATGGGATTGTGGAAATAATTGAAAATGCAACCTAACCCGTGCATTAAGCGGACACGCCTCGCCAGGGCTTGCCACCTTCTGGCTTTTTCCCTCTTCGTTCATTATTTAACAAATCAACATTTCATTGCGTGCAGCTTATGCGCAATGTCGTTAGGGGTACCAATCAAATTTAAAGATCTATATGCAGATAGATAAAGATAAAATCTATTCTGAATCTGAACTTCGAGATAAGAATATCTACGGGGTAATTTATAAGGTAGAGAATATAAAGACTGGAAAAATCTATGTTGGCAGAACTACAGATTTAAAGAAAAGGATTGAGAGCAGAAGAAATGCAGTACATTCTGAAAGAAATGTCTCAAAAAATGGAATTGTCCATGCAATGAGAACTGAAGGAATGAATTGTTTCGAGTATGAAATTATAGATTGCCTAAAAATAAATCCAGACTTCAAATTTTCACATAGAGACATATACGAAGAAAAATTAAATGAAAAGGAGATTCGATGGATTAAAAAATTAGGTGCGTACAAGGATGGCTACAATCAAACAACAGGAGGTGAAGCAACCTATGATGTTTATACCAAAGTTTTGCAATATGATTTAGAAGGTAAATTTATCAGAGAGTGGAATTCTATTAAAGAGGCAAATCTACATTTAAATGTCAGTGATAATTCTGTTTCAGGAATTCCAAGAGTTTGTCTAGGTATTTCAAATGTTGCTTTTGGTTATCAATGGAGATATAAGGAGTCTGAAGATTTTCCCCAACATATTGGCCCGGTGCCAAGTGATTATTGGGTATTACAATATGATAAGGAAGGTAACTTTTTGCAGAGGTTTAGAACACCATCTATTGCTGCCAAAAAGTTGGATATTGAAAATGGAGGAAATAAAATTGCAGAATGTGCTAAAAATGATAATTACATAACTGCTTATGGTTTTCAATGGCGTTATCAAGAAACAGATGATTTCCCAAAAAAGATTAATACTGCGGAAGAACAGAATGATTTATTAAAACATTATGAGGAAAAAGCTAAGCCAGTTATTCAATATGATTTAGAAGGAAATTATATTAACACATTTCGAACCACTGATGAGGCAGCTGAACAAACAGGTGTGTTTAGAAATGTTATTAAAAGAGTAGCAGAAGGTGATTATTATCGGGCCGGAGAATACCAGTGGCGATACAAAAAAGGAGAAAAAATCCCCAAAAAAATTGACTCCTATGAAAAACCAAATACTAAAAAAGTATATCAATATAATCCTGAAAGTTATGAACTTGTAAATACTTGGATTTCAGCTAGAGAGGCTTGTCGCCAAAATCCTGATTGGAATTACAAACAAATTTCAGGTGCAGTAATTGGGAAATATCAGAAAACTTATCTAGGCTATGTTTGGTCTTATCAAGAGTTGACAAAAAATGAAATTGATGAAAAACTCAGTAGTAAAGTCAAAAAGAGGTCAAAGTCTAAAAAAGATAGGAGTCCTGGAAAAACTGTATATCAGTATTCAAAAAATAAAACCAAGTTTATAAAAAAGTATGAATCTGCTGCTGAAGCTGCCCGTCAAATGGGTTATAAAAATGGAAGTGGAATTAGTAGAGTAGCCAGAGGGGAAAGAAATCATTACAAAGGTCATTTTTATTCCTATACCAAATTATGAAGGTACCCCTAACCCGCGCATTAAGGGGACGCACCTCGCCAGGGCTTGCCACCTTCTGGCTTTTTCCCTCTTCGTTCATTATTTAACAAATCAACATTCATTGCGTGCAGCTTATGCGCAATGTCGTTATGTGGTTTTGTCAAATCTTACGTTTCAGGATAGCGAAACTGCTAAAAATTCTTATTTCAATTAGTACGGATGTCGCTCATATATCTTAGTATATCCCCCTCGGCGTATCAACAAGTAATTCAACTTTTAGGACTGAATTATAAAAATCATCCCCTAATACGGGGATGATTTTATTTACAACCAACAAATAATATTTATGCTATTATTAGTCTTCACTTTGTTCTGCTTCTTTTCCATTTTGGCCTTGTCTTTCGCCCATCTCGCGATCCAGCAGGTACAGACCAGAGCCGTCTTCTCCGACTAATTGTAGTTTATCAATAACATCTTGCACCATCTCCTCTTCCTCTACCTGTTCATCAATAAACC contains these protein-coding regions:
- a CDS encoding DUF2339 domain-containing protein, giving the protein MSDKNDKELHERMRHLERRVEQLEKQLREEKERDLVTPKPSPEDQSFAQKRSEETGSRFIPDEIQFDEQWLNRIGIGLLLIGVAFLFKYSVDQGWLIPPVRSMIGLGIGMFLFGSGLRMDESMNPFRQIMLGGGIGVFYITGFATYQLYTFLPVTIIWLFMIVVTLLALSLSLQQNEPILSVTGILGALGTPFMLYSGSGSVVMLMAYTVLILVAAAVIYYKKGWQSLLWSILTGGLTVVGVGVVTTSFYSEPATEMDRWMLQFGVVVWALCSWGIAVARNIGEPVREASAAVHLSVFAVPLWILPLVVINWELNEESLAMVAFGLAAIGAAGYYTFQHRKASTLALSHGLMGLIMGTIGVILFFEGTPLYIILVAETVALRYIAMQTGVSRLSIGSHFLFLVVLLWTFNALSEISYSEEASLLSIDAFSQLIFIIVSGTYLSAWLPQEVPQKLYRITSHLLLLFWIYQMFSMLSNGQAWVTITWGLYAIVLIAAGFIKFGRDVRLTGMATLFLVVAKLFWVDLAQLQALWRILLFIGFGGVLMLLGYYLQSTLHKAESEI
- a CDS encoding SDR family NAD(P)-dependent oxidoreductase, giving the protein MSSFKDKNVLITGGAGGIGLLMAIQILKDEPNAIIIWDNNPENIESAEHKLWGSSAEVATNIVDIADPDQIYEAAERLLNQLNNIDIIINNAGIIIGGLFSERSTEEIQQTININLLGAMHVSRAFLPSMQKQGSGHIVNIASAAGLMGNPRMTVYAASKWGLIGWSESLRIELEQQKSGIKVTTVEPSYIDTGMFAGVTPPFLTPLLDPEDFSESVIEAIKKNKIHLRAPFMVKLLPFLRGILPARIFDYVAGKLFGVYHSMDTFKGRDQS
- a CDS encoding aldehyde dehydrogenase; amino-acid sequence: MEEIVDRQHQFFEQGKSRDPKFRINKLLRLKSLLQEHEEEIFAALQKDFCKPPLETYGTELLILYKEIDHLVKNLYSWSKPKKVRSSLLNFPSKSYIYPQPFGVSLVIGAWNYPIQLSLNPVLGSMVAGNCTIIKPSELAPNTSALLEEIINTHFDSGYLHVVQGDADTTQALLDEPLDYIFFTGSTRVGKIIMKAAAEQLTPVTLELGGKSPAIVDYAADLELAAKRISWGKFINAGQTCVSPDYVYVHESQLDTFCSLIKQNITEFYGSDPAESPDFARIINRDHFQRLKQMIDPNKVVSGGSTDADNLYISPTVMTQISWDDPVMQEEIFGPILPVLTYQDLDQAISKIKEQPKPLSLYLFSPDKSTQQQIIDNIPFGGGCINDTLVHLSNPDLPFGGIGHSGFGNYHGKSSFDLFTHQKSIMKRSSWIKNPFRYPPYEGNLKWLKKLTKYL
- a CDS encoding YhdH/YhfP family quinone oxidoreductase, whose product is MNQSFKALVVEETEDGQFKRSIREWNIDKLPKHEVLVQVHFSSLNYKDALSATGNKGVTKQYPHIPGIDAAGIVEESSDDRFEKGDKVIVTSYDLGQNTPGGFGQYIRVPGDWVVPLPVGLSLFESMALGTAGLTAAIGVHHLKHNNVEPDDGPVLVTGATGGVGTMAISILAKLGYQVTAATGKTERESFLKSLGASSVIHRDKVQDQSGQPLLSARWAGGIDTVGGLMLDTVLRQTKQGGTVACCGNVLGHELHTSVYPFILRGVNLAGIDSGYSPMELRKKLWKRLASSWKPAHLKKISQSCSLEELNQKIDNILEGKQVGRTVVDLNV
- a CDS encoding response regulator, producing the protein MAETQKGRVLIVEDDLLLSMVEERLINNLGYEVVGKVSSGEEAIKKEKELKPDVIVMDISLKGKMDGIDAMNEIRKSSDVAVIYLSGSSDETHIERAGETNYSGYLTKPITSGDLRGPLEEAMESIGVNVDSDDE
- a CDS encoding DUF2235 domain-containing protein → MPKNIVILSDGTGQEGGVGHNTNIYKLFNVLESRTKDQVVYYDPGLGTHDTGRLGMLSGFGISKNIKDCYRFLFENYQSGDQIFLIGFSRGATTVRSLSSFIHYFGILPESRPKLIDQAYGIYKIKDEKRRKEKAGQFIEKHHTMWTRIKFLGCFDTVAALGAPFKSLSAILDRFPLFRHQFHNLTLSESVEHAYQALAVDDERKTFHPALWNHEIKEYQTLSQVWFPGMHTDVGGGYPEHELSDIPFIWLCNKAVSCGMKIYEKERIHLSPKADGVMHDSRSGGINKFYRREVRSWPKNRPDKPVIHQSVLDRAEKIEYSPWILDTEYEVEPEANIS
- a CDS encoding NUMOD1 domain-containing DNA-binding protein → MQIDKDKIYSESELRDKNIYGVIYKVENIKTGKIYVGRTTDLKKRIESRRNAVHSERNVSKNGIVHAMRTEGMNCFEYEIIDCLKINPDFKFSHRDIYEEKLNEKEIRWIKKLGAYKDGYNQTTGGEATYDVYTKVLQYDLEGKFIREWNSIKEANLHLNVSDNSVSGIPRVCLGISNVAFGYQWRYKESEDFPQHIGPVPSDYWVLQYDKEGNFLQRFRTPSIAAKKLDIENGGNKIAECAKNDNYITAYGFQWRYQETDDFPKKINTAEEQNDLLKHYEEKAKPVIQYDLEGNYINTFRTTDEAAEQTGVFRNVIKRVAEGDYYRAGEYQWRYKKGEKIPKKIDSYEKPNTKKVYQYNPESYELVNTWISAREACRQNPDWNYKQISGAVIGKYQKTYLGYVWSYQELTKNEIDEKLSSKVKKRSKSKKDRSPGKTVYQYSKNKTKFIKKYESAAEAARQMGYKNGSGISRVARGERNHYKGHFYSYTKL